From a single Lolium rigidum isolate FL_2022 chromosome 7, APGP_CSIRO_Lrig_0.1, whole genome shotgun sequence genomic region:
- the LOC124671767 gene encoding UPF0481 protein At3g47200-like, producing MADETVEAWVVDVEKTLVDSQPEAEGAKWMAQSIYLVPARMKILGAGAYKPRTLSLGPYHHGDPDLLPMEVHKRRALRHVVRRSGKTARQFVAGVEEVAEKLEGAYADLGDEWRGPGNRSRFLQVMVTDGCFLLEVMRMAAAGEHVGDYAPKDPVFSMHGLLYTVPHIRLDMVIMENQLPLLLLQKIMALENVNTNLTDEFAINRMVLEFLSTMLQPLPPGIGLALHPLDVIRRSFLSGQDQLTSITQGQGYSIPSAFELYHAGISFKAGSTISPRCISFQNGVLTMPRFVMDDSSEYFFLNMMAFERLHADAGNDVTEFVQFLGSILLSAQDVKLLCSEGVIENILHEDEAVVGMFKRLATDFVVVRGSAIGHLYQQVYMYIWNNPCRGLTYWFTQFVNTYFHTPWKAISLFAGTLLLMLSIVQTLYAVLSFYRKKD from the exons ATGGCGGATGAGACCGTGGAAGCATGGGTCGTGGACGTGGAGAAGACTCTCGTCGACTCCCAGCCAGAGGCGGAAGGGGCAAAGTGGATGGCTCAGAGCATCTACCTGGTGCCGGCGCGCATGAAGATCCTCGGCGCCGGCGCCTACAAGCCGCGCACATTGTCGCTGGGCCCCTACCACCATGGCGACCCCGACCTGCTGCCCATGGAGGTGCACAAGCGCCGCGCGCTCCGGCACGTTGTACGGCGCTCCGGTAAGACGGCCAGGCAGTTCGTCGCCGGCGTGGAGGAGGTCGCGGAGAAGCTGGAGGGCGCGTACGCGGATCTCGGCGACGAGTGGCGCGGACCAGGCAACAGAAGCCGCTTCTTGCAGGTGATGGTCACCGACGGGTGCTTCCTGCTCGAGGTGATGAGGATGGCCGCGGCGGGGGAGCACGTCGGGGACTACGCTCCCAAGGATCCAGTCTTCAGCATGCATGGCCTTCTGTACACAGTTCCACACATCAGGCTGGACATGGTCATCATGGAGAACCAGCTGCCGCTCCTCCTGCTACAGAAGATCATGGCCCTGGAGAATGTCAATACTAATTTG ACCGACGAATTCGCCATCAACCGAATGGTGCTGGAGTTTCTGTCCACGATGTTGCAGCCGCTTCCGCCGGGCATCGGGCTGGCGCTCCACCCCCTCGATGTTATCCGGCGGAGCTTCCTCTCCGGCCAGGACCAGTTAACTTCGATCACACAGGGCCAGGGGTACAGCATCCCGTCGGCGTTTGAGCTCTACCACGCCGGGATCAGTTTCAAGGCGGGCAGTACGATCAGCCCACGTTGCATTAGCTTTCAGAATGGCGTGCTGACCATGCCTCGGTTTGTTATGGACGACAGCAGCGAGTACTTTTTTCTCAACATGATGGCGTTCGAGCGGCTCCACGCCGACGCCGGGAATGACGTGACGGAGTTCGTTCAGTTCCTGGGCAGCATCCTCCTGTCAGCCCAGGACGTGAAGCTCCTGTGCTCCGAGGGGGTCATCGAGAACATACTCCACGAGGACGAGGCGGTCGTGGGCATGTTCAAGCGGCTCGCCACCGACTTCGTGGTCGTGCGGGGCAGCGCCATCGGCCACTTGTACCAGCAGGTGTACATGTACATTTGGAACAATCCCTGTCGGGGACTCACCTACTGGTTCACGCAGTTCGTCAACACCTACTTCCACACCCCTTGGAAGGCCATCTCGCTCTTCGCCGGCACTCTCCTCCTCATGCTCAGCATCGTGCAGACCTTGTACGCCGTCCTATCTTTCTATCGCAAAAAGGACTAA
- the LOC124676894 gene encoding uncharacterized protein LOC124676894, producing MSGSSSRGRLSPASGGGDSEPRSAGSRTRSVSATRGRKASPRPGRDAATALEEKKPAAGPTLLPSLSVPAGMRRQELLLRSGFSLDASCSSDASTDSFCSRASTGRIGRPVSGPRRKKAVPQTDHKLAAMLEREAGSASPGCASGLKRRCAWVTANTDPCYVAFHDEEWGVPVHDDKKLFELLVLSGSLAELTWPTILNKRSVFREVFMDFDPALVSKLSERKIIAPGSPSSSLLSEQKLRGVIENARQILKIIEEFGSFDKYCWSFVNHRPILSTFRYPRQVPVKTSKADAISKDLVRRGFRSVGPTVVYTFMQVTGMTNDHLVSCYRFAECATTAASAKLTGSGTEANSGGGDHATEQMNGTNGLATDAELSRTIDELSIS from the exons ATGTCCGGGTCCAGCTCAAGGGGGCGGCTGTCGCCGGCGtccggcggcggagactccgagcCGAGGTCCGCGGGGAGCAGGACCAGGTCCGTGTCCGCCACCCGGGGCCGGAAGGCGTCGCCGAGGCCCGGCAGGGATGCGGCAACAGCGTTGGAGGAGAAGAAGCCGGCTGCGGGCCCCACGTTGCTGCCGTCCCTCAGCGTGCCGGCGGGGATGCGCCGTCAGGAGCTGCTGCTGCGCTCGGGCTTCTCTCTCGACGCGTCCTGCTCGTCGGACGCGTCCACGGACTCCTTCTGCAGCCGCGCGTCCACGGGGCGGATCGGGAGGCCGGTGTCCGggccgaggaggaagaaggccgtCCCTCAGACTGACCATAAGCTCGCTGCCATGCTGGAAAGGGAGGCTGGATCCGCTTCTCCGGGTTGCGCTTCTGGCCTCAAGAGGAGGTGCGCCTGGGTGACGGCTAATACTG ATCCATGTTATGTTGCATTCCATGATGAAGAGTGGGGAGTTCCAGTTCATGATGACAA GAAGTTGTTTGAGTTGCTGGTACTCTCAGGTTCATTAGCTGAGCTTACATGGCCAACAATTTTGAACAAAAGATCTGTATTCAG GGAGGTTTTTATGGATTTTGACCCAGCACTGGTCTCCAAATTAAGTGAGAGGAAGATCATTGCACCGGGAAGTCCTAGCAGCTCCTTGTTATCTGAACAGAAACTGCGCGGTGTTATTGAGAATGCGCGACAAATACTGAAG ATCATAGAGGAGTTTGGGTCATTTGATAAGTACTGTTGGAGCTTTGTGAACCACAGACCAATTTTGAGTACATTCAGGTATCCCCGTCAGGTTCCTGTAAAGACATCTAAAGCAGACGCCATAAGCAAAGATTTGGTCAGAAGGGGTTTCCGCAGTGTAGGCCCAACAGTCGTGTACACCTTCATGCAAGTCACTGGCATGACAAATGACCACCTCGTCTCTTGCTACCGGTTTGCTGAATGCGCCACAACTGCAGCTAGTGCTAAGCTTACCGGATCAGGCACTGAAGCAAATTCAGGTGGTGGCGACCATGCCACAGAACAGATGAATGGGACCAACGGGCTTGCCACTGATGCCGAGCTTTCCAGAACTATAGATGAACTCAGCATCTCGTAG